The proteins below come from a single Nocardiopsis gilva YIM 90087 genomic window:
- a CDS encoding PP2C family protein-serine/threonine phosphatase: MTMARTCPVCEERVSHADVYCERCGHRITSPPAAPGTDGAPGAGGSNGDADGTDVHTGPMPTFEPCTWCGAGVTAGYCAECGMCQPGDRDHVEIRAGTVAGVSDRGLRHHRNEDAMAVLTPDGPEPAVVAVVCDGVSTSPHPEQAAHVAAETGAAVLADQLAAGSGAQKATEAALTEAASAVAELAETEESAPACTYVSAVVPARGGGITIGWVGDSRAYWLAGSPAATASTLLTRDDSWSEAMVALKVMTPREARASAYAHALTAWLGADNTACAGHTTTVTPDGPGALVLCSDGLWNYFPDPAALSDLVPDAGEDPLGAAQACVRRALDAGGRDNITVVVIAVPESERADGGGADGSPGAPEAHDTEPNAALGGDQGGGPTGGQVRGSGGNGG, from the coding sequence ATGACGATGGCGCGAACGTGTCCCGTCTGCGAGGAACGCGTTTCCCACGCCGATGTGTACTGCGAGCGGTGCGGCCACCGCATCACCTCCCCTCCCGCCGCGCCCGGAACCGACGGCGCGCCGGGTGCGGGCGGATCGAACGGCGACGCCGACGGAACCGACGTCCACACCGGGCCGATGCCGACCTTCGAACCGTGCACCTGGTGCGGCGCGGGCGTGACCGCCGGGTACTGCGCCGAGTGCGGCATGTGCCAGCCCGGCGACCGCGACCACGTCGAGATCCGGGCCGGGACCGTGGCCGGGGTGAGCGACCGGGGCCTGCGCCACCATCGCAACGAGGACGCGATGGCGGTGCTCACGCCAGACGGCCCGGAACCGGCCGTGGTGGCGGTGGTGTGCGACGGCGTGTCCACCTCACCCCACCCCGAGCAGGCCGCGCACGTCGCCGCCGAGACGGGGGCCGCCGTCCTCGCGGACCAGCTCGCCGCGGGCAGCGGGGCCCAGAAAGCCACCGAGGCGGCCCTGACGGAGGCCGCCTCCGCCGTCGCCGAGCTGGCCGAGACCGAGGAGTCCGCCCCCGCCTGCACCTACGTGTCGGCCGTCGTCCCGGCGCGCGGGGGCGGTATCACGATCGGCTGGGTCGGGGACAGCCGCGCCTACTGGCTGGCCGGGTCCCCCGCGGCCACCGCATCGACCCTGCTGACACGGGACGACTCCTGGAGCGAGGCGATGGTCGCGTTGAAGGTGATGACCCCGCGCGAGGCGCGCGCCTCCGCGTACGCGCACGCGCTCACCGCCTGGCTGGGCGCTGACAACACCGCGTGCGCCGGCCACACCACCACGGTCACGCCCGACGGTCCGGGGGCGCTGGTGCTGTGCAGCGACGGACTGTGGAACTACTTCCCGGACCCCGCCGCACTGTCCGACCTGGTACCCGACGCGGGCGAGGACCCGCTGGGCGCGGCGCAGGCGTGCGTACGCCGTGCCCTCGACGCCGGTGGGCGGGACAACATCACGGTGGTGGTGATCGCGGTTCCGGAGTCGGAACGAGCGGACGGAGGAGGCGCCGACGGCTCTCCGGGGGCTCCCGAGGCGCACGACACCGAGCCGAACGCCGCGCTGGGCGGCGATCAGGGCGGCGGACCGACCGGCGGCCAGGTTCGGGGGAGTGGGGGGAACGGCGGGTGA